In the Candidatus Kaelpia aquatica genome, one interval contains:
- a CDS encoding V-type ATP synthase subunit K (produces ATP from ADP in the presence of a proton gradient across the membrane; the K subunit is a nonenzymatic component which binds the dimeric form by interacting with the G and E subunits) yields MIQGLGDLNASLGLTAVGSALGIGVAGMAAIGAWKKAFSQNKTAPFMMIAFVGAPLTQIFYGFILRNKIQAANLPYDLGSTVMQMTIGLMAGLAMGCSAYMQGKAAARACDALAETGKGFANYMLVLGIIETVALFVMIFSMIALPG; encoded by the coding sequence ATGATACAGGGTCTAGGAGATTTAAATGCTTCATTGGGACTTACTGCTGTAGGTTCTGCCTTAGGTATAGGTGTAGCTGGTATGGCAGCTATAGGAGCCTGGAAGAAGGCGTTCTCTCAGAACAAAACAGCTCCTTTTATGATGATAGCTTTTGTGGGTGCGCCATTGACTCAGATATTTTACGGTTTTATATTGAGGAATAAAATTCAGGCTGCTAATCTACCTTATGATTTAGGGTCAACTGTAATGCAGATGACAATAGGATTAATGGCTGGATTGGCGATGGGATGCTCTGCCTATATGCAGGGTAAAGCTGCTGCACGGGCCTGTGATGCATTGGCAGAGACCGGCAAAGGTTTTGCTAACTATATGCTTGTCCTAGGAATTATAGAGACAGTGGCGTTGTTTGTTATGATATTCTCTATGATAGCGTTGCCTGGTTGA
- a CDS encoding V-type ATP synthase subunit D: MVKLKLTKNELKKQKEAFKRFNKYLPMLQLKKQQLQLEIIKNHQDLNKVREEMESFLISLNAWIDVFGEDVGIENLFKVDRVTAIKGNIAGIDIPLFKDIKFKEHPYDLYLTPLWVDRGIGVFRDVLTLKAKSLVLERAREVLKEELRVTTQRVNLFEKVKIPEAAKNIKKINVFLGDLSMSGVVRGKIAKSKLKTRDDRIEV; encoded by the coding sequence GTGGTAAAGTTAAAATTGACGAAGAATGAATTAAAGAAACAAAAAGAAGCGTTCAAGCGTTTTAATAAATACCTTCCAATGCTGCAGCTCAAGAAGCAGCAGTTACAGTTAGAGATAATTAAAAACCATCAAGATTTAAATAAGGTCAGAGAAGAAATGGAGTCTTTTTTAATATCACTAAATGCCTGGATAGATGTTTTCGGAGAAGATGTTGGGATTGAGAATCTCTTTAAAGTTGATAGAGTAACTGCAATAAAAGGTAATATAGCTGGTATTGATATCCCTCTCTTTAAAGATATAAAATTCAAAGAACACCCCTACGATCTATACCTAACACCTCTTTGGGTTGATAGAGGCATAGGGGTCTTCAGAGATGTACTTACTTTAAAAGCAAAAAGCTTGGTCTTAGAGAGGGCGAGAGAGGTTCTTAAGGAGGAGCTGAGAGTTACGACTCAACGTGTCAATCTATTTGAGAAGGTCAAGATTCCTGAAGCAGCAAAAAACATAAAGAAGATAAACGTCTTTTTAGGTGATCTATCTATGTCTGGAGTTGTAAGAGGTAAAATTGCAAAATCTAAATTAAAAACCAGAGATGATAGGATAGAGGTTTAA